A segment of the Fibrobacter succinogenes subsp. succinogenes S85 genome:
TATTCTGCACCATAGCGCTGGATAAAATTCTCCGCCAAGAGTACCACGTCCTGACCGCGATCGCGCAGCGGCGGAAGTTCAAGCGGCAGCACCTGAATACGGAAATACAAATCTTCGCGGAAGCGTTTTTCGCGCACGGCCTCTTCCAAGTCCACATGCGTTGCACTGATCACGCGCACGTTCACCGGAATTTCACGATTGTCGCCCACTCGTGTGATGTGCTTTTCTTGCAACACGCGCAAAAGCTTCACCTGCATGTTGAGCGGGAGCTCGCCGATTTCGTCAAGGAAAATCGTACCGCCATCGGCTTCTTCGAAAAAGCCCTTCTTATTTTCAATCGCCCCCGTGAACGAGCCCTTGGCATGCCCGAACATGAGCGATTCCATCAAGTGCTCCGGAATAGCGCCGCAGTTCACCGCAATGAACGGCTTTTCGGCACGCGGGCTATGCTTGTGGATGTAACGCGCCATCACTTCCTTGCCTGTACCCGTCTCGCCACGGATAATCACCGGGAGCGGGAGCGGCGAAAGCTTATCGGCCATCGCAATCACATCGACCATGGCCTTGGACGAATAAACGATACCATCCTTGCGGACAACATTTTTAAGCGTATCGAGCGATTCCTTGTCGCGCAAGCGGTCATAAGCGGCAAACGCAAACTTTTCGCAGACCGCCACAAACGAATCAAACAAAGCGCTGTCTTCGTCGGTGAACGGCTCCTTACGGGCGGCACGTTGCAAATAGAGATACCCCGCCTCGGAATCGGGCGTACGGAACGGAGAAACCATGATACTCGTGAGCTGGTTTTGCACAATGGACTTGGACAAGTCCGCCGATTCGTCATCAAGCTGGTTCCACACCACGGCGCGCTTTTCGTTTTTTGCAAGCTTGACCGCCGAAATGGAAATAGAAACTTTTTCAGGGTTCGAAAAATGAAGCGGTTCTTCGCCACCAATATCCAAAACAGCGGCATCCGCATGCAGGACGTCCTTGGCCACTTCGAGAATTTTCGGGAAAAGAGCTTCCGGCTGTTCTTCATCTAAAAGAGTCTTGACCACGTCAAGCATCTTTTCTGTGGCGAGCATGGATTCCGATTTCATAACTAACCCCGTAGTTTGCGCTATTCAGCGGCTGGCACAGGGAGGTCCAAAAGCAGGCTATCGACTTTCAATATCGGCGCACTATCGCTTTCTACCGAATGCTCCAAGTTCCTTGACCGCTTTAACAGCTGGTCCCCTGTCGCATCGATACCGAAACGCATTGTTCCACTCGTAAGCAACAGCACTATCAAGAGTAATATAAGTCCAAAAATGCCCAAAACGGCCCATTTTAGCCATTTATTTTTCTTGCAAACGACAAACGGGAGACCCTTTTCAAGTCCATCTGGAACTTTTTGCCCCGCATTCTTTTCGCTTTCCGGGCGATTAATGGATTGGATATATTGGGTAACGCAGCCCGCAAGCGCAACCTCACCATGCGACACTTTATCAAGTGCAATTTCCAAGATTTCATCAAGCTCGTCAAAGTCCTCGACGCGATCCGAGACCTCCGCGCACAAGAGCCCCGACCAAAGCGGTTCAAGCGCCGAGAGCTGTTGAGCGCCTTCGGGCGTTTCAAAGGCGCCCGTCGCATAAAGCTTTTCCGAGATGTTCAAGTCCTGCACATTCGCCATCTGCTCGGCAAACTGCTCGTAGCCATCCGCAGTGATCAAGTCCTCGCCCGCAATCCAGCGGTACAGCAAAAGCCCAAGGCTGAACAAGTCGCTTTTTTCATCCGCAATCTTGCCCTGGAAGCGTTCCGGAGCCGCATACGCAAGAGCGCCCGGCCCGACAATGCCACAATCAATCAACACAGTGCACAGTCCCAAGTCGGCATTTCCACCGTTTCCATCCACAGCAAATATCACGTTTGCAGGGCTCAAGTCGCCATGCGACACGCCTTGTTTACGCAAAGCAGCGAGCGTCTGCGCCACCTGCCGAAGCGCTACAAGCGCAACCGCCACCGGCATCCGCCCAAGCGTTTCCGAAGATTCGCCATCTATATAATCATAAACCAGGTAAGGCGTTCCATCGCGATTGCCCCATTCTTCAATGCGGTACAGCCCCGGCTCACGCACTTTATGCGAGCGTTCAACAACGCTTTCATCAAAAGAGAATCCGTCGTTATACCACTTGAGTACATACGGCGTACCACCCACATTCAAAAGGTAAATGGACGCTTCGCCGCCCTGGTGCAGCAAGGAGCCTCCCTTCACGGAGTCCAGTAACGATGTCCCAGATTTTCTCATGGCCCGCACGCTCACAGTTTACCAGAATAAACCATCGCCTTGAGCGAGTCTTCGGCAATGCGCGTCCACTTGGCAAGCACAGCATCCTGTGGCAGCGCCTCGCGCCCCATCGACCAGATGTCCCAAGCGGATTCGTAGTCGTGAGCGTTCCAGTAAAGGTTTCCGAGGTTCACGTACGCCGAAGCAAATTTCGGCTCCTTAGTCACGATGTACGCATAAATTTTCTTGGCGCCATCGACATCCCCCTGCCCGGCAAGGATCAAAGCTTTCAAGTTGTAGCTAAAGTAATTTTCCGGGTCCAGTTGGACGGACTGGTCCAAAAGGTGCAGAACCTTCGCCTGTGCATTTTCGGCAAGCATCGCGCGCGCAAGGTAAAAAAGCGCGGTCGAGTACATGGGCTTAGACTTTTCGCTAGAATCGACCACGGATAAAATCTTGAATTCACGAACCGTGCGTTCCCAAAGCGCAAGCGTGCTTTCCTTTAAGCGTTCCTTGTCTTCGGCAATGGCATAGTAGGCAATCGCAAGGCCATAACGGGCATCGCGATTCGCAGGTTCAGCATCCAGCACTTTTGAGAAATTTGTAACAGCGCGGTCGTAATCGCCAATGCGGAGAGCATCGTCACCGCGAGTGAGGTCGTTTCCATCGCATGCGCCAAGGACAGTCGCAAAAAGTATCGCGAACAAAGCCTCGACAGCGTTATACAAACGATTATGGACAACCCGGCCTAACATGGTAATAAGTATATATAAAATTTTAGAACTTAGAGCTTAGAACTTAGAACTTAGTGTTGCATATTTGTCAGTAGGCAGTAGGAAGTAGACGGTAGGAAGTAATATGCTAGCTATGGGGTATGAGCACGGCACTTCGTGCCTTTGGGCTATGGGGTATTAGGGAAGACAAAAAACGCGCTCCGGATATCCAGAGTGCGTTCTAATGACGAAATTTATTTGTCGATTACTTTTCGATTTCGTACTGGGCAACGAGGTCGCCATTGGAATCGAGAGCACGGACGACGTTTTCATCGCGCTGGAGAGTGAGGTTAGAGACTTCGCCCTTAGCAGAGGTGAACTGCACAGAGAGAGAGCCGTCTTCGTTCTTCACAGCAGCAACGGAGTTGCCCTGGGCATCCTTTTCATAGTAGGAATCGCCAGCTGCAAACGGATTGGAACCCGTCCAGAATTCGATGGTGTTCACGAAGAGGAAGTCTACAAAGAAGAAGCAAAGGCCATAAGCCGGAGTTGCAAGGAAGTGAACCAAGGACTTAGCCCACTTGTTGCTGATTTTGCCAATGGCGTTGTGGAGCCACTTGGTGGAACCGTAACTACCATAGCAGCCGGAGAGGACGATCATGCCTGCGCAAAGAGCAGCGAGGATACCTTTTTTCATGTTTACAAACTCCTTATAATTTGGTGTTTTAGTTTTGTCAAAAATATAAGAAAGAACACCGGTATTTGCTAGAGGAAGAGCGCCGTGTGTATCATAAATTTACAATCCATGATTCATGGCAGTGAGTAAAGTCACATGCGGTTCAAGGACCCGAAGACGTTTCATGTCTTTCGGTTTTACCCACCGAAAATCGTCATACCCATATATATGGATAAAATTCTTGCAAAGCTCGACATCGTAAGCCAAAAGACGCCCTCCGCCTCCACAGGAAAAATCCACCGCTCCGGCAGGCCGTAAAGACACAGGAATATCCGTCAAACGCTCAAAAAAGCCCCTTTCGAGGGCATCTTCTGCGGTTTCACCCTCTTCCAAGACTTCGGTCGGGAGCTCCCAGAATCCTGGAAAAAGCATCCCAGAGCCCCTTTTGCACATCAAAACACGCCCTTTTCTGTGAACAAACCCACAAATAGCCATCATTTTGCCCCTCCTGAACGAACCTTCGCAACTTTTTGCTTGCATTTCTTTTATTTTTTTAATAAATCTACAAATATCATACATACTTGATACATTTGAAGTTTTGGAATCAGGAGGTGAATCATGAATGCGATAACTAAAGTGACTAGTATTATTACAGCTATTGCAGTTTCATCCATTTTTGCAGCCAAGGCACCCGTAGCTAAACCCGCCGCCAAAAAGCAGGAAGCTCTGACCGTCTGGATTATGCCAAACGGCGCATCGCCACAAGAAAAACTTGAACAGAGATTAAACCTCTTTACCAAGAAAACAGGAATCAAGACAAAAGTCACCGTTCTGGACTGGGGTGTAGCCTGGAACCGCATCACGACGGCACTTGCCACCGGCATAGACGCACCAGACGTATTACAGCTCGGCACAACATGGGTCCCGTACTTTGCTTCCCGCGGCGAAATCAAGCCTTTGAACGAATGGCTCACACAAATTGATTCCACGAGGTTCGTTCCCGTCAGCTGGAACACGACTCATATCGACTCCGACACGACCATCTATTCCGTTCCGTGGTTCATCGATATCCGCCCAATTTTGGCCAACAAACGCATTCTCAAGAAGAACGACATCAATCCTGACGATGTCTCTACATTTGATGGATTCGTTAAAGCCATCCGCAAGGTGAACAACAGCCACGAAATGCTCGACGACGGCACCAAGGTCCGCGCATTTGCATTCCCGGGAAAGAACGACTGGAATATCCCGCACAACTTCGCCCCGTGGGTCTGGAGCAACGGCGGTAACTTCATCGAAAAAGACAATAGCGGTAAATGGAAGGCCGCCATCCTTACGCCAAAGACCATTTACGGTATCGCAAAGTACCTGAGCTTTGTGCTCGATACTCTTGTAAGCACCGAAGCCTTGCAGATGAACACGGCTCAGATCGTGCAACACTTTAACGCAGGCGAACTCGCCTTCATCGTGAACACGTCCGAAGTCATTATGCAGACCCGTTTCGATGGCGCCAAGGGCGGTCTTAACAACACGAAAATCGGTAAAGACAGCGTGATGGCACTCCCCATCCCGACAGGCACGGAAGGTTCTGTCAGCTTTATCGGCGGAAGTAACCTCGCCATCCCGACAGGCAACAAAAAGCAAGAATCTTTGGATCTTTTACTTTATCTCACCAACGATGAAAACTTGGATGCATATACAAAGCAAATAGGCATGCTCCCCGCATCGAAGAAGGTTCTTGCCAACTGGTCCAAGGACGACGACTACAAGACGCTCGTTCCTATGCTCGGCACAGGGCGTGCCTACACAGCCATTCCAGAATGGGGCGATATTGAACAGATCCTCGGATCCATGTTCAGCACCATTTGGGACCATCTCGAAATCCCGGCGCTTTACTCCGAAGAAAAGATTTATGAAATCCTCGCGAATTATTCAAACGACATAAACAAGCACCTGAACCACCCGATTTCCGGAGACCTCACATTCGCAGAATTCCGCGAAACCTGGCACAAGGCCCTGGGCATCAAGGACGGAAACCAGAACAAGGGTATCGAAGAAAAAACAAAGCCGACCGAAGAAAACGATTCCGGTTTCAGCCGTACCCCGTGGATTTTCGCCATCGCCGTGCTCTTCGGGTTCATTTTTGCGTTCACCCGTAGGAAAAAGCACTAACCAGTTGCAAATTCGTTAGTTATATTTCAAAAAAAGACGC
Coding sequences within it:
- a CDS encoding sigma-54 interaction domain-containing protein, with protein sequence MKSESMLATEKMLDVVKTLLDEEQPEALFPKILEVAKDVLHADAAVLDIGGEEPLHFSNPEKVSISISAVKLAKNEKRAVVWNQLDDESADLSKSIVQNQLTSIMVSPFRTPDSEAGYLYLQRAARKEPFTDEDSALFDSFVAVCEKFAFAAYDRLRDKESLDTLKNVVRKDGIVYSSKAMVDVIAMADKLSPLPLPVIIRGETGTGKEVMARYIHKHSPRAEKPFIAVNCGAIPEHLMESLMFGHAKGSFTGAIENKKGFFEEADGGTIFLDEIGELPLNMQVKLLRVLQEKHITRVGDNREIPVNVRVISATHVDLEEAVREKRFREDLYFRIQVLPLELPPLRDRGQDVVLLAENFIQRYGAEYGRGKFHLSRNAEKALLGYHWPGNVRELENRVQKGLVQAVHGVIQPKDLGLDDMQGQAKESPRTLKEAREAVEREVISRALKDTNANLTLASTILGIDRKVLREIMERLGLKKEDFKV
- a CDS encoding serine/threonine protein kinase; this encodes MRKSGTSLLDSVKGGSLLHQGGEASIYLLNVGGTPYVLKWYNDGFSFDESVVERSHKVREPGLYRIEEWGNRDGTPYLVYDYIDGESSETLGRMPVAVALVALRQVAQTLAALRKQGVSHGDLSPANVIFAVDGNGGNADLGLCTVLIDCGIVGPGALAYAAPERFQGKIADEKSDLFSLGLLLYRWIAGEDLITADGYEQFAEQMANVQDLNISEKLYATGAFETPEGAQQLSALEPLWSGLLCAEVSDRVEDFDELDEILEIALDKVSHGEVALAGCVTQYIQSINRPESEKNAGQKVPDGLEKGLPFVVCKKNKWLKWAVLGIFGLILLLIVLLLTSGTMRFGIDATGDQLLKRSRNLEHSVESDSAPILKVDSLLLDLPVPAAE
- a CDS encoding tetratricopeptide repeat protein; translation: MFAILFATVLGACDGNDLTRGDDALRIGDYDRAVTNFSKVLDAEPANRDARYGLAIAYYAIAEDKERLKESTLALWERTVREFKILSVVDSSEKSKPMYSTALFYLARAMLAENAQAKVLHLLDQSVQLDPENYFSYNLKALILAGQGDVDGAKKIYAYIVTKEPKFASAYVNLGNLYWNAHDYESAWDIWSMGREALPQDAVLAKWTRIAEDSLKAMVYSGKL
- a CDS encoding DUF3332 family protein, whose translation is MKKGILAALCAGMIVLSGCYGSYGSTKWLHNAIGKISNKWAKSLVHFLATPAYGLCFFFVDFLFVNTIEFWTGSNPFAAGDSYYEKDAQGNSVAAVKNEDGSLSVQFTSAKGEVSNLTLQRDENVVRALDSNGDLVAQYEIEK
- a CDS encoding NUDIX domain-containing protein; amino-acid sequence: MMAICGFVHRKGRVLMCKRGSGMLFPGFWELPTEVLEEGETAEDALERGFFERLTDIPVSLRPAGAVDFSCGGGGRLLAYDVELCKNFIHIYGYDDFRWVKPKDMKRLRVLEPHVTLLTAMNHGL
- a CDS encoding sugar ABC transporter substrate-binding protein; this encodes MNAITKVTSIITAIAVSSIFAAKAPVAKPAAKKQEALTVWIMPNGASPQEKLEQRLNLFTKKTGIKTKVTVLDWGVAWNRITTALATGIDAPDVLQLGTTWVPYFASRGEIKPLNEWLTQIDSTRFVPVSWNTTHIDSDTTIYSVPWFIDIRPILANKRILKKNDINPDDVSTFDGFVKAIRKVNNSHEMLDDGTKVRAFAFPGKNDWNIPHNFAPWVWSNGGNFIEKDNSGKWKAAILTPKTIYGIAKYLSFVLDTLVSTEALQMNTAQIVQHFNAGELAFIVNTSEVIMQTRFDGAKGGLNNTKIGKDSVMALPIPTGTEGSVSFIGGSNLAIPTGNKKQESLDLLLYLTNDENLDAYTKQIGMLPASKKVLANWSKDDDYKTLVPMLGTGRAYTAIPEWGDIEQILGSMFSTIWDHLEIPALYSEEKIYEILANYSNDINKHLNHPISGDLTFAEFRETWHKALGIKDGNQNKGIEEKTKPTEENDSGFSRTPWIFAIAVLFGFIFAFTRRKKH